From the genome of Pelosinus fermentans DSM 17108:
TCTCCATGACCTGCTGATAGCCGTTCTTGTTAATGACGGCCCGCAGCATATCATGACGCAAAACCAGTTTATTCCATGCTGCCTCGACACGTCTGCGCTCCAGCTCTGGATAGTTAAGTTCAAGGTAAATGTGGCAGGCGACACCCCCATACCCGAATACTTCACTGCGGCCAAGCAAATAAGCAAACTGTACATCCGTCAACGGGAAAGGCTCATATCTTGATTCGGGATGATATTCCACTGTCACCGGTTTGGCTTCCGACTGAAGCAGGCTCAGAATATTCGTCTTGTAGTCTTTCAGCGACTGCAGATCGCTGCCGGCCAGCATTCCCTGCGGCGCTCTGTAGCGCAGCTTACCATTCTCTGCCCATAAAGACACGCCTTCGCCGCGGAGACGTGCCACCAAACTATTAATATTTATTTTGCAGTTCGGTATCATAACTTTATCCCTCCAGCTTTACTAATCTTGTTTATCCTGCATATTAACGTGACTGCACTTAAGCATGCTTCTTCTTCCTCACTGCAAAAAGTTTCTGTCCCAGAGGAGCGAGGGGATGGTCCTCGTTGGGAAGTGTCAGAACTTCCGCGGCTCCTGTTTTCTGAAAAACATCCTGCCATTGCTTGACGGACATAAATGTTGTGTTTGTATTCTTTCTGTCGTCTTCCGGACGGGTTATCATAAAAGCCTGAGAAATCAGCATTTCCGGAAATTCACGTGTAGGTTCGGTAATAAGTATCCATCCTCCGGGAACTAGAATCTGCATAAGCCTATCTACAGTTTCGTTTATATTGAAAGCATTATTCATGACTCCCGCCGCAATGATTATATCTGCACTTTCGGTCTGCAAGCCCTGCTGAATAAAGTCTTTGTCAATATTCGCAATCCGAAACCTCATCCATGGGCAGTCTTTAAATCGTTCACGTGCGGCCGAGAGAAAGAAATTTGAAACATCCGTGAACAAGTAATCGGTTTTAAGAACTCCGGCGGATACTTTTAGCCTCGGAACTACTACGTCTGTGGTAGCTCCCGTACCTGCGCCTATCTCAAGAACCCTCAGCGGTTCTTCGGACTCCACATCCGGCGCAACCTTTTTGGCAGCGCCGATGCGGATAACCGCTTCCGACACCGCTTTATTGAGATAACGGGCCGTTATCGTCTCACGATACAAGGCATTGGCATAGTCCATTCTGCCTTCGGGGAATAACAGGAGCGCAGCCTGCTGTTCTCCGCTCATCAGTTGCGGAAGCTGTTCGGCATTGCTTATCAGATAATCCATGGTGAGTGGTGAACCAAGTCTGCCGTCCCATATTTTCCTTACCGCATTCCAGTGATCTTGCAACATTTCTTTGGTCACAACACCGGCATCATAAAAATAATCCCCGCGGTGTTTTAGATATCCACGTTCAGATAACAATTCAAGCCAGCGCATAATAAGGTATTGATGCTGGGGTGCAGTATTCGAAACGGACAAAATCTCTCTTATGCTGTATTCCCGTTCCCTATTTGTCAGAACACCCTGTGTTTGCAGAGAGTATAGCATCGAACTGAAAACAGCTTTATCCAGCTTCCCGACAAACAAATTCACACAATCCGAATCTATGCCGCAAAGCTGACTGTCAGCATATTCCGTGCATGAAGAAATATTTGTTTCCCTGTTAAAGCAAAATTCGAATACATGATGTTTCACGTTGTCATCCGGCATTTCGGCAGCGGCTTCCCTTAAAATATTGACTGACAGCGGCTGATGACTGCATCCGGGGCGCAAAACCGGATATCCTAGATTGGCAGTCATTTCCTGCCACTGACTGGAACATAAAAGTTCCTGCTGGGCTCTCATAGCTGCGCCGGGACCTCCCAGAATCCTTTCTCTCATCGTCGACAAATCGCGGGCAATGGCGTGGGGCCACTGCTTCGTGAGAATATCCTTGTAATTCACAGGAGCCGACGGGCCCAGCGTCTCTATGCTGTTTTCAAGCAGATGTTCCGGATCAGCGCCCGCAAAATCGCCGAACGTATTCAGATTCTCAGGAATATGCAGACGGGGCTGCCAGACAACGGGGCCATGAGTATCGGTAAGGGAGAGGCTTCCTCCCTCGGAACCAATTGTAATTCGGTGCAGCAAATGCAGATAGTTATCCGGATCATCGGGATCTACTTCATTATGGACTCTCAATATGGCCGGAATTTTGCCTAACGTTCCGGTCATAACATGAAACGGTCCTCCATCCCGGCTTACGGTACCGGTCTTCCACGGGCGAATTGACGGCAAAGCCTCCGAAAAAATGTGCATCATCGGATAAGAAACCTGAGAAGCGAATGCCGCGTCGATATACAGCGCGTTTTGCCGTTCCAGCAGGGCTTGTGCACAGGCAATAAACCGTCTAACAGCAGGTAAATGAACATAAAGATCGCCTGTCTGAAAAAACACGTTTTGCTGCCGCGCTGCTCTGAGACACGCCGCCACATCTTTGTGATGCACAGGCTGTTCCTGAATAACATGAATACCCCGTTCAAGAAGCCTCAGGGACATATCCGTTCCTTTACCGCCCATAACTCCCGAGCGCAGCACGACGCAGGCAAGATCAATGTCATCCGGAAGCTGACCCGCTTCCGTGTATAGATTTATCCCGTAGTATGCCGCACATTTTGCCGACCTCTCGCTCCCCCTCGCGAGCAGACCGGCAAGTTCAAACTCTTCAGGCAACGTTTTTAACGCTTCAAGGTAAAATTGTCCAAACGTAGAACCGCATACCACCGTACGTATTTTTTTTCTTTTCATATTTCACCCTCCACCACCTGTAACAGATCGTCAACCGAACATTCTATAATACTCAAGTATTTTGTACTGCCCAGCCGGGCAATCACTTTGGCCGGGTCAGGGATTTCAGCAAGCGGGCGCACTCCGAAAGGTATTTCTCCCTCCAGCACGGCGATACCCGCCGCCGCAGCGGTCGAACCGGTCAGAATTGAAGGTCTGTCGGCCTGAAGAACTAGTGTCCGTATTATTCCGGCCCCGTTTTTTATTCCAGTAAGTTGTATAATGAAATTTATATACTTTTGACGCCCTGCCGCGTCAAGCTCGGTCGCCGTGCAAAGGCGCTTTACCGCACTCTTCCAGTCAGTCAAAAACAGTGGACGTATTTCTTCAAGAACCGGCGGTACATACTCTCCGTCAATCGCGATGTACCACTCGCCGTCGCGGAGCGATAAGGTCGTCGCCACGAATTCCGCTTCGGCGTCGAAATACGGATATAAAGCCACTTCCCGCGGGAAAAAAGGCAGTGCAGTTCCGGGTCTCCGTCTCAGAGCCGCTGAGCGGCGGGCGCCATTTTTCCATGCCGCCAGAGGTTCGTTATCTTTGCCCGCAACACCTGTAAGATAGTCTTCAGCAGCGGCAGCTGTGAATCTGTCCAAAGCGCCAGTATAATAAACCATCGAATCCACTTTATCAAAAGATGTAGCCAGCCATCGGGGCAACAGTCCCGATAATCCGGGAGTGGCACCTGCGGCATATAATACGGCAGTGCTTTGCGGTGTGCCGCGCATCATTTCCAGAGCTTCATCAATACCGGCATCCACATGATGACAACCCATTGACAAACACATCCCGGCAACACGTGCTGCTATCCGGTGAGACGGCCCGGCGCAGTTGACGATCAGTTCGCATCCGTGCAGAAACGATTTCATACTCTTTTCGTCTTCAATATCAACCTTAACCCATTCCGCATGCGGGAATTCGTCTGCGAGCTTTGTCTGTGCCAATTCCGGATTCCTGCCACCTATCCGCAGCGGATGTTTTCCCCATTCTTTAAGCATTCGCGCCGCCTGCAGTCCGACATCCCCGTAACCACCAATGATACCGATCATATTTCACCCTCTTCCATTGATTCCATAGTTTGCTTCATTTCCATTAATTTGCTTTCAAGAACAGAGGCAACCTGAAACAATGCGGGCAATTCAAACATCTGTCTTAGTGACAACTCGACGCCGAATTTTTCCTTTACACCCGCAAGAAAACGCGTTGCCAGCAGACTATCCCCTCCGATTTCAAAGAATCCTTGCTTACGTCCGATTGCACCACTCGATAGAAGCTTTTGCCACATTTCGGCAACCTCCTGTTCCATTCCGGCATGCGGCTTTTCGCCGCCGCGTTCTTCAGCGCGGAATGCAAATACTGCGGTAACAGCTGCACGGTCCACCTTACCATTTGCGCTTAACGGCAGCCACGGCAATATTTCAATTTTTTCCGGCAACATGTGTGGCGGCAGATGATCTGCGGTAAATTTCAATATACAATCCAGATCCAGCTCCGGCCTTGTTGCTGGGCAATCAGCCTCGATAAATTCAGTGAAGGAGTCTCCTACGGGCATAAAACTTGTCTTATTAAAACCGGCTTTCTTGAATAGATTTGCCCACTGCTGAGCCGGCAGCATTGGGCTATATGCCTGACGGCGGTCATGATCAAAATCCGCGAAGCCCCTGTCAAGTACCGCCGATGTTACTGCTGCAAGCGGCATAATCTCACAATGTTCCAATGCAAGTATTTTTCCGCCGCACCGTACCAGTAATGAAGCAATGGCCACACCCTGATACGGATCATGATAGCGATGAAGTGCGTTTACGGCCAGAACCAAATCAAAGGAATAACGGAGCTGATCCGGAACGCCGTATTCCGGCAGTCTTTTGCAATTGACAGAATGCGGCAACGAAGACAGATGGATTTTTGCAGTCTCAACCATTGACAGAGCAGAATCAAGAAGCGTGAAACTAATATCCTCCGGATCAAGCATGTCCAGAAGCTTAGCTGCTATGATGCCGCTTCGTCCGCCAATAAGTGCAGTTTCAACCGGTTTGCCGGCAGCTTTCGATATGCACTTTATTTTTTCAGCAATCAGTTCGATTCCCGCAATGGTTCCGGAATCCCTGGAGGATAAGCTTTCAGGAGAAAGAATATCATCATCAAGAAGAACCACTGACGAAATCTCTCCGCTTAGAATTCCACGGTAATCATCCAGGCGCTGAAATAAACGCCTTGCTACGCTTGAAATCAGGGGATCATCCGCTATTATTCCGTTACTATTTACCGCACTCCGCTGAAGAGTTTTGGCATATTGAAGGACTTCCTCAATTCTCGGTCCGCCATGTAAAACACCATCATAATCTGTTATAACATTGCGTCCGCCAAGCCAGCGGAGCCACATCTGAAGCAACGACTGATTCTCATCAGTTATCCGCAGCTGCCGCCCGGGATGCAGATTTTTTCCGGTATCATTCTGTAATTCAGCAAGATTAAGGATTTCAGCAATTAAAGCTTCAGCAATCTTTGACTGTATTTCCCTTGAAGAATTTCTGAAAGAGTCTGAATTTGAGGGCACAGACGAAACGGTATGAACCTGCACCGGAGCGCAGCCGGCAACAACAGCGGCCACCAGATGCTGCGTCCCGGTACCAGAGGATATGACCGCGACAGCCTGACTTATTCCTGCAT
Proteins encoded in this window:
- a CDS encoding bifunctional Gfo/Idh/MocA family oxidoreductase/class I SAM-dependent methyltransferase, which produces MKRKKIRTVVCGSTFGQFYLEALKTLPEEFELAGLLARGSERSAKCAAYYGINLYTEAGQLPDDIDLACVVLRSGVMGGKGTDMSLRLLERGIHVIQEQPVHHKDVAACLRAARQQNVFFQTGDLYVHLPAVRRFIACAQALLERQNALYIDAAFASQVSYPMMHIFSEALPSIRPWKTGTVSRDGGPFHVMTGTLGKIPAILRVHNEVDPDDPDNYLHLLHRITIGSEGGSLSLTDTHGPVVWQPRLHIPENLNTFGDFAGADPEHLLENSIETLGPSAPVNYKDILTKQWPHAIARDLSTMRERILGGPGAAMRAQQELLCSSQWQEMTANLGYPVLRPGCSHQPLSVNILREAAAEMPDDNVKHHVFEFCFNRETNISSCTEYADSQLCGIDSDCVNLFVGKLDKAVFSSMLYSLQTQGVLTNREREYSIREILSVSNTAPQHQYLIMRWLELLSERGYLKHRGDYFYDAGVVTKEMLQDHWNAVRKIWDGRLGSPLTMDYLISNAEQLPQLMSGEQQAALLLFPEGRMDYANALYRETITARYLNKAVSEAVIRIGAAKKVAPDVESEEPLRVLEIGAGTGATTDVVVPRLKVSAGVLKTDYLFTDVSNFFLSAARERFKDCPWMRFRIANIDKDFIQQGLQTESADIIIAAGVMNNAFNINETVDRLMQILVPGGWILITEPTREFPEMLISQAFMITRPEDDRKNTNTTFMSVKQWQDVFQKTGAAEVLTLPNEDHPLAPLGQKLFAVRKKKHA
- a CDS encoding saccharopine dehydrogenase NADP-binding domain-containing protein is translated as MIGIIGGYGDVGLQAARMLKEWGKHPLRIGGRNPELAQTKLADEFPHAEWVKVDIEDEKSMKSFLHGCELIVNCAGPSHRIAARVAGMCLSMGCHHVDAGIDEALEMMRGTPQSTAVLYAAGATPGLSGLLPRWLATSFDKVDSMVYYTGALDRFTAAAAEDYLTGVAGKDNEPLAAWKNGARRSAALRRRPGTALPFFPREVALYPYFDAEAEFVATTLSLRDGEWYIAIDGEYVPPVLEEIRPLFLTDWKSAVKRLCTATELDAAGRQKYINFIIQLTGIKNGAGIIRTLVLQADRPSILTGSTAAAAGIAVLEGEIPFGVRPLAEIPDPAKVIARLGSTKYLSIIECSVDDLLQVVEGEI